Genomic segment of Tepidamorphus gemmatus:
GCGATCTCGCCCGCCACGCAATGATCGGGTACATCCCCGACCTCATCTTCACACCTGAGCTCGACTACCTGCCGCAGATCCTGCCGCAGCTGCGGCCACGACTGGCCAGTTCCAACCTCGTCGCCCAGTTCAATGCCTGCCGGGCCGGCGCCGGCCTGTGCATCCTGCCGGAGTTCATGGCCGCCGGCAATGATGGCCTTGTGCGCGTCCTGCCCGATGCTATCGCGCTCACGCGCAGCTTCTGGCTGATCCTGCACGCCGACCTGCGCGACACCGCCCGGGTCCGCGCCGTTGCCTCCTTCATCGTCGAGGAGGTCGAGGCCAACCGCGAGCTGTTCCTGCCGGAGGGGTGAGACGAATTGACAGATCCTAGGCGAACCGCGCCTCGACCACCCCGAACGGCGTGAATTCGGCGCGCACGACATCGCCGCGCGCAATCGCATACTGCCTGGTGAACGATCCGGACATGATCCGCGCACCGGCCTCGATGTGGCGGCCGAAGGATGCGAGCCGGTTGGCGAGCCACTGCACGGACAACAAGGCGCCGGCGTCCATGACCGCCGCACCGGAGGCGCGCTCGGCGAGGCGATCGTTGACGTAGACGGCGACTTCGGCCCGCGCCAGATCGCCGTTGTCGTCATCGAGCCGCACCGGCTTGCCCACCACGAACGCCTTCTGCTGGGCATTGTCAGCCATCGCCATCGGCAGATCCGCCGCGAAGGCGCCACGCTTCTCGATGATCTCCAGCGCCGGCGCGGCATGGGTCACGGCGGCGCGCACCTCGTCGAGGCCGACGTCCGGCCCGCGCAGCGCCGTGCCCACCGTCAGGCACAGCTCGTTCTCGAAGCCCGGCGCGATCAGATCGTCGAAGGCGAAGATGTGGCCGCTCGCGACCTCGCCACTCTCCAGCAGATAGCCGAAACAGGGTTCGAACACGCCCTGCTGGGCACGCATCGCCGCTGCCGTCAGTCCGACCTTCCAGCCTGCCTGCCGCTCGCCGGCCGCGACTTGACGGTCGAGCATCGCCAACTGCACCGCATAGGCCTCCTCCATCGACAGCCGACCCCGCCACAGGGGCGGACAGTGCCGGCCGGCTTGGTGTTCGGCCCAGAAATCCCGTACCGCCGCTTCGATGTCCATTGCCATTGCCATTCCCTCCCCGCCCATCTGCCGCCAGCCTATCCGAACTGCAGCCTCGCGCCGAGCGCGACGATCCCGCCGCGGATTGCTGCCCTGCAAAGCAGCATCACGACAGGGTCAAGACGATCTTGCCGAAATTCTCGTTGGCCTCGAGCATCCGGTGCGCCTCCTGCGCTGCGGCGAACGGCAGCACCGCATGGATCACCGGTCTCAACGTTCCCGCTGCGAGGAGCGGCAGCCAGCGGCGCCGGAAACGCTCGACGATCGCCGCCTTGGCGGCAATGCCCTGCGGACGAAGCGCGAATCCGGAAATCGTCAGGCGCTTGGTGATGACTGGCACGGTGTTTACCGGAGACGGCGCTGCCGCGAGCAGTCCCACCATCACGATGCGTCCTTCGGTCCTCAGGATGTCGAGATGGCGCTGAAGACAGGTCGAGCCGATGAAATCCTCGATCACGTCGATGCCGTCGGGAAAGCAGCGCAGCACCTCCGCGGCGAAATCTGTCGTCTTGTAGTCGATCACATGGCTTGCCCCGAGCTTCAGCGCCCCGGCGATCTTGGCCTGCGAGCCCGCCGTACCGATGACCGTCGCCCCGGCATGGACCGCCATCTGGATGGCCGACGTGCCGACAGCGCTGCCCGCCGCATGCACCAGCAGCCGCTCTCCGGCCGCCAGCCGGCCGAGCTCGAAGATCGTCTCGTGCGCCGTGCAGACTGTCTCGATGACGGCGGCCGCCGTGGCGTCGTCCCAGTGCGCCGGCGTGCGGACGACGTGCCGATGGTCGACCGCCACGTACTCTGCATAGGCGCCGTCACCGACGAGCCCGAACACCCGGTCTCCCGCCGTGAAGCCCTCGACATGCGCGCCGGTCGCCACGACCTCGCCCGCAAATTCGACGCCCAGCACCGGCCCCGCGCCGGGCGGCGGTGGATAGGTGCCGGCGCGTTGCATTGCATCGACGCGATTGACGCCGACTGCCGTCACCCGAACGAGCAGCTCGTCCGCCCCGTGCCGCGGTCGCCGCATCCTCCTCACCGTGATGACCTCGGGACCGCCGAACGGCGGTGCGGTGATCGCCGTCATCGTCGCGCCGGTTGCGGCGCCGCGCCCGCGCAACTGCGTCCTCATCGAGGCGTCGGCCCCTCGTTCGCCGACATGATGTCTGCGACGATCCCACGCAGGCCGTTGACGATATCCGCCGGCGGTCTGGCGAACTCGCCGACGCGCGAAACGGTCAGACCGGAGGTCCTGCGCAGGCGGACCATCGCTTCGGCGAGCGTCAGCAGCGCGCCGTAGGAATCGAGCACTGGTGCCCCGGCGATCGTGGTCACGCGGTTGCGGACCAGCGCGACGTTCAACACCCCCTCGGCCGGGATGATGATGTCGGCGCCTGCCGCGATCAGGTTCCCGGCCTGGGCGGAGAACCGGTCAACGAACGCCGCCGAGCCGGCAAAAGCCTGGTCGAGCTCGAATTCGTCGAGCGGCGGATCGAGCGGGGCGACCACGGCGACGCGCCCGGCGAAGCCGTAGCGGGCGATCAGATGGCGCAGATGGGCAGCCATCGCCGCATCCAGCGTCAGCAAGCCGAAGGATCTCGCCACGGTCGAGGCAATCAGCAGCGCCGTCTCGCACGAGCTGAGCACCGGGATGTCGACCAGGCTGCGGGCTTCCTCCAGTCCCGGATCGAGGAAACAGCTGATCGCCACAGCGTCGTACCCCAGCCGCTCGGCCGTCATCACGTTCTCGACGACCTGCAGGTCGGCGAGCCTGCGCGCATAGGGGTAGCCGGCGATGGCGACCGGCGGTACCCCGTCGGGGTAGGTGCCGGGCCTGAGCCCGTGCAGCTCGACCTCGGTCTGCGGGCCGCAAACCGCCCGCGCGTGCCGGGCGAGCATCGCCGCATAGCCGGGCAGCCGGTTG
This window contains:
- a CDS encoding 2-keto-4-pentenoate hydratase yields the protein MAMDIEAAVRDFWAEHQAGRHCPPLWRGRLSMEEAYAVQLAMLDRQVAAGERQAGWKVGLTAAAMRAQQGVFEPCFGYLLESGEVASGHIFAFDDLIAPGFENELCLTVGTALRGPDVGLDEVRAAVTHAAPALEIIEKRGAFAADLPMAMADNAQQKAFVVGKPVRLDDDNGDLARAEVAVYVNDRLAERASGAAVMDAGALLSVQWLANRLASFGRHIEAGARIMSGSFTRQYAIARGDVVRAEFTPFGVVEARFA
- a CDS encoding NAD(P)H-quinone oxidoreductase, with amino-acid sequence MRTQLRGRGAATGATMTAITAPPFGGPEVITVRRMRRPRHGADELLVRVTAVGVNRVDAMQRAGTYPPPPGAGPVLGVEFAGEVVATGAHVEGFTAGDRVFGLVGDGAYAEYVAVDHRHVVRTPAHWDDATAAAVIETVCTAHETIFELGRLAAGERLLVHAAGSAVGTSAIQMAVHAGATVIGTAGSQAKIAGALKLGASHVIDYKTTDFAAEVLRCFPDGIDVIEDFIGSTCLQRHLDILRTEGRIVMVGLLAAAPSPVNTVPVITKRLTISGFALRPQGIAAKAAIVERFRRRWLPLLAAGTLRPVIHAVLPFAAAQEAHRMLEANENFGKIVLTLS
- a CDS encoding aspartate/glutamate racemase family protein; the protein is MRIWHQSYTDLNRLPGYAAMLARHARAVCGPQTEVELHGLRPGTYPDGVPPVAIAGYPYARRLADLQVVENVMTAERLGYDAVAISCFLDPGLEEARSLVDIPVLSSCETALLIASTVARSFGLLTLDAAMAAHLRHLIARYGFAGRVAVVAPLDPPLDEFELDQAFAGSAAFVDRFSAQAGNLIAAGADIIIPAEGVLNVALVRNRVTTIAGAPVLDSYGALLTLAEAMVRLRRTSGLTVSRVGEFARPPADIVNGLRGIVADIMSANEGPTPR